One stretch of Hyphomicrobiales bacterium DNA includes these proteins:
- a CDS encoding EVE domain-containing protein encodes MQYWLFKSEPFKWSWEQQKAKGDVGEEWDGIRNYQARNFMRTMELGDRAFFYHSNEGLNVVGICEISALCHPDSTIDDDRWECVDIRALCDMPIPVSLKQVKATESLADMSLVTSMRLSVQPVKPNEWDIVCNMGGLNPQTLKPV; translated from the coding sequence ATGCAATATTGGTTGTTTAAATCCGAGCCCTTCAAATGGTCTTGGGAGCAGCAAAAAGCCAAGGGCGACGTTGGCGAAGAATGGGATGGCATTCGCAACTACCAAGCACGCAATTTCATGCGAACAATGGAACTTGGCGACCGTGCCTTTTTCTATCATTCCAATGAGGGGTTGAATGTGGTTGGCATCTGCGAAATATCCGCTCTTTGCCATCCAGACAGCACCATCGACGATGATCGATGGGAATGCGTCGACATCCGTGCTCTTTGCGATATGCCAATCCCTGTCTCTTTGAAGCAGGTGAAAGCAACGGAGAGCTTGGCAGATATGTCACTGGTGACATCCATGCGCCTATCCGTTCAGCCGGTAAAACCGAATGAATGGGACATTGTTTGCAATATGGGTGGTCTTAACCCACAAACATTGAAGCCGGTCTAA